CGTGGCGGTCGGCCGCGATGGTGTTGACCCAGGGCGTGCCCAGGTTGCCCAGCGCCTGGCGCAGGTCGTCGACGCTGCGCGCGCGCGCAAAGCCCAGGTAGGTTTCGGTGCTGCGCAGGCCGCCGGCGTTGGCGTCCTGCAGCGCGTAGGCGCGCTCGGCGGTCCAGTTCAGGCCCGCGCGCGGGATGGCGAGCACCGGCCCGTAATGCGTGTTCCACACGGTGTGCGTCTTCTCGCTCACCTGGCCGTCCTCGCCCTTGACGCGGTAGCGCACCGCCTTGGCCACCATGTCGCGCGGCTGGCCGTCCAGCAGGTAGCGCGTGGGCTGGCCGGGCACCAGCGCGAGCTCGTGCAGCGTGAAGCGCTTGCCGGTGGACACGGTGTGCGACCAGGCCACGTCGCGGTTGAAGCCGATCTGCACCAGCGCGGCCAGGCCGATGCTCGCGCCCATCACGTCGAACTGGCCCGGCACGGTGAGGTGCATCTGGTAGAAGCGGCTCGGCCCCACCCAGGGGAAGTGCGGGTTGCCCAGCAGCATGCCGCGGCCGTTGGCGGTGGTGTCCTTGCCGAAGGCCCAGGCGTTGGAGCCCAGCGGCGATTCGAACAGGCCGGCCTCGCGCAGGTAGGCCTGGGCGCCGGCCACCTGTTCGGCGAGCCGGGCGGCGTCGGGCGCGGCCGGCGCGGCACCGGTGCGCGCCGGTGCGGCCTCGGCCTTGGGCGGGGCCGCGCCCAGGATGGCGTCGGCCAGCGCGCCCGCGCCGGCCTGCACCTGGATGGCCTCGGTGGCGCGGTAGTAGTCGGTGAGCGCCATGGGCCGCACCCAGGGCTGGCCGTTGCAGGCCGCGGGCAGCTTGCCGGCATGGTCCTGCAGGAAGCGGTTGTAGCCGGCCACGTAGCCGCGCGCCTGGGCCTGGCCGGCCGCGCTCGACGCGGCCCACAGGCGCGTGAGCGCGGCGTCGTCCATGTGGGCGGCGACGAAGGCGTCGATCACCGGGTTGGGCAGGGTGCGCACGCCCAGGATGCCGGTGCCCTTCTCGCCGAAGAACAGCGAGCGCTCACCGCGCACGGTGAGCAGGTGGTCGGCGGTCTGGCACACGTTGTCCTGCGCCTGCGCGTAGGCCACGCCGAAGGCCAGGGTTTCGAGGTCGGGCGCGGTGATGTGCGGCATGCCGTGGGCGGTGCGCACGATGGTGGCGCTGCCGCCGGCCGTGCCTGAAGGGCCGGACGGCAGCGACGAGCAGGCGGCCAGCGCACCCGCCAGCACCAGCGGCAACAGGGTGGCGGGCCGCGGCAGGGTCGGCGGGCGTTTCATGGGCGGGTCTCCTCGGGATTGAGAGACCCGCCACATTGGGCGCGTCGGGCGTCACTTCGTGACGCAAACGTGACGATTTGCGGGTTAGTCCCGACGCGCCGGCATCAGGCCTTCTTGACCCAGGCGCTGCACCAGCCCTTGGCGGACACGCTCTTGCCCGGGAACAGCGCGCAGGGGCCGCCGGCGTCGCCGGCCTTGCCGGTGTAGAGCTGGCAG
This is a stretch of genomic DNA from Hydrogenophaga crocea. It encodes these proteins:
- a CDS encoding penicillin acylase family protein, whose amino-acid sequence is MKRPPTLPRPATLLPLVLAGALAACSSLPSGPSGTAGGSATIVRTAHGMPHITAPDLETLAFGVAYAQAQDNVCQTADHLLTVRGERSLFFGEKGTGILGVRTLPNPVIDAFVAAHMDDAALTRLWAASSAAGQAQARGYVAGYNRFLQDHAGKLPAACNGQPWVRPMALTDYYRATEAIQVQAGAGALADAILGAAPPKAEAAPARTGAAPAAPDAARLAEQVAGAQAYLREAGLFESPLGSNAWAFGKDTTANGRGMLLGNPHFPWVGPSRFYQMHLTVPGQFDVMGASIGLAALVQIGFNRDVAWSHTVSTGKRFTLHELALVPGQPTRYLLDGQPRDMVAKAVRYRVKGEDGQVSEKTHTVWNTHYGPVLAIPRAGLNWTAERAYALQDANAGGLRSTETYLGFARARSVDDLRQALGNLGTPWVNTIAADRHGQAFYADMSVVPDVDAAQLQRCAPSRAAAAVLPAAGLVVLDGSRSDCNWKKDPASPVPGLTPPARLAAVKRTDWVHNSNDSFFYTHPAVSWPAISPLVGDDVLRRPRTRSGLIEIPEMIGKGKVTLTGIQAQLFENRNLMARLVLPDLLEGCKALANPAADLREGCAALQAFASGGYRNDASARGAHLFREFWRTASTLPGVYRVPYDKARPVDTPSGLRLADAATAAKVWDALAGAVKKVRDAGFAPDAELGAVQRAVFSDAAIPVHGGDEIEGTLNNIGDRARPGISPRGLRIDYGTSYVQTVTFDERGPVAQALLTYGQSTNPASPHQTDQLRLYAAKQWPTLPFHPEDVARERVGEPLVLKR